One part of the Dermacentor silvarum isolate Dsil-2018 chromosome 6, BIME_Dsil_1.4, whole genome shotgun sequence genome encodes these proteins:
- the LOC119455453 gene encoding neprilysin-1-like, with translation MAEDSVYARPLALTLLTRLLSVSGGVVAVRRLLWWGLVRELAPYASGRYLPSDLQALDHFCVRRVASKLELAIRAVYLFRAVTPSVLSAAEDLTERMRAALNRALRSSSWLHGPTRSKALSKAAAMGMTLGFPDRFSRESQLDEYFATLGDVRPDKSLSSWLALRQFLQEQQRRAGGDNC, from the exons ATGGCCGAGGACAGCGTGTACGCGCGCCCCCTGGCGCTAACTTTGCTCACGCGCCTGCTGAGCGTCAGCGGAGGCGTGGTGGCGGTGCGCCGGCTCCTCTGGTGGGGGTTGGTGCGCGAGCTGGCACCGTACGCCAGTGGGCGCTACCTGCCCAGCGACTTGCAGGCGCTGGACCACTTCTGCGTGCGCCGGGTGGCCTCCAAGCTGGAGCTTGCCATCAGGGCCGTCTACCTGTTCAGAG CGGTCACGCCCAGCGTTCTGTCCGCGGCCGAGGACCTGACGGAGCGCATGCGCGCCGCCCTGAACAGGGCGCTGCGCTCTTCTTCGTGGCTGCACGGTCCGACGCGCAGCAAGGCGCTGAGCAAGGCGGCCGCCATGGGCATGACCCTGGGATTCCCCGACCGCTTCTCGCGCGAGTCGCAGCTGGACGAGTACTTCGCCACGCTGGGTGACGTTCGCCCCGACAAATCGCTGTCGTCGTGGCTGGCGCTGCGCCAGTTCCTGCAAGAACAGCAGCGCCGCGCTGGAGGCGACAACTGTTGA